The region TCGTTATGCTTAATTAAATTATATAACCTTATCTAAAAACATGCAATGCTATACAAAACTGAAGACGAAAGAAGATGAAACCATAGATTTAAGTTTCCTATTGGTTGACTTTGTTTCTTAAAATCAACTATAATTCTATTTAAAAATATTTATTAATGAGTATAATAAGTTTTAGAGATAAGGTAACAAGTGTCGATTATTGATTCTTCTTCATTCAACAAATTTGTGACTAAGATAAAATCATGAACTTTATGAAAAAGACTGTACAGAAAAGAGGGATATCATGTATCTAAAACTATCTGAGAATATCATTACATTTAGACGAAAGAAAGGAATAACCCAAGATGAACTAGCGACATTTTTAGGAGTAACGAAAGCTTCGGTTTCTAAGTGGGAAACGAAGCAAAGTTATCCGGATATCCTGTTATTACCACAGATTGCTTCTTATTTTAATGTTAGTATTGATGAACTGCTTGGATATGAACCACAACTGAGTGAAGAACAGATAAAGAAATGCTATCAAGATTTAGCCACAGATTTTGCAAAGTTACCATTTGATGAGGTGATTGCACACAGTAGAGAATTAATCAAGAAGTACTATTCCTGCTACCCACTATTAATTCAAATAGTTGTATTGTGGGTCAATCATTATATGCTAACAAATGATAAGGAGAAGCAAATTACCTTATTAAATGATGCGATTAAACTTTGTAATCATATTCTTGAAGGAAGCAGTGATATGAAGTTGTGCAGTGAAGCATCTATAATGAAATCTATGGTGAATCTCACTTTAGGAAATGCAAAGGAAGTTATCGAAGAGTTGCAGCCATTGATCGAACTAAAACACTCTATCAATCAGTCCGATATTTTACTAATTCAAGCATACCAAATGATAGGAGATGTTGCAAAATCGGATTTACACAGTCAAATTACCGTTTACACACACTTATTAAGTCTGGTTGAAGATAGTATTGGAATGCTTTATTTCCGAGTTCAAGATTATGATTTCTGTACTACAACAATTCAAAGGATTGAGCAGATTATCCATACTTATGAATTAGAAAATTTACATCCAAACACTACGCTTAAGTTTCATTATCAAGTTGCAGTCTTTTATTGTGCGAATAACAAGATAGAAAAAGCGCTTCAAGAACTTTCCTTGTTTGTTCAAGGAACTTTAAAATTCATTGATCATGGTCTAAAGCTCCATGGAGATCATTATTTTACACGAATTGAGGAATGGTTTGAAGAATTTTTTCTGAAAAAAGATGCTCCAAGGAATGATTTGGTGGTCTTAGAAAGTATAATTCCTGCCTTAGAACATACTGCACTATCTGTATTATTTGATACCGAGGAATATCAAAGTCTGAAA is a window of Lachnoclostridium phytofermentans ISDg DNA encoding:
- a CDS encoding helix-turn-helix domain-containing protein, translated to MYLKLSENIITFRRKKGITQDELATFLGVTKASVSKWETKQSYPDILLLPQIASYFNVSIDELLGYEPQLSEEQIKKCYQDLATDFAKLPFDEVIAHSRELIKKYYSCYPLLIQIVVLWVNHYMLTNDKEKQITLLNDAIKLCNHILEGSSDMKLCSEASIMKSMVNLTLGNAKEVIEELQPLIELKHSINQSDILLIQAYQMIGDVAKSDLHSQITVYTHLLSLVEDSIGMLYFRVQDYDFCTTTIQRIEQIIHTYELENLHPNTTLKFHYQVAVFYCANNKIEKALQELSLFVQGTLKFIDHGLKLHGDHYFTRIEEWFEEFFLKKDAPRNDLVVLESIIPALEHTALSVLFDTEEYQSLKKKVERKIIERKGNGREA